The Dioscorea cayenensis subsp. rotundata cultivar TDr96_F1 chromosome 11, TDr96_F1_v2_PseudoChromosome.rev07_lg8_w22 25.fasta, whole genome shotgun sequence genomic interval ttgttgttattgttttttgttgttgttgtcctcattattattattattattattattattattattattattattattttgttcttgttgttcttcttattatggGGATGAGAGAATTTGGTGAAATATAAAAGCATGTAATTTTTTGAGATTAGTTGAAGGCATTTTAATAATTGCACTTAACCAATTAGCTTTatcaaaaatagtttatttcaTAAGCTTTTTTTTGCAGCTTATAAAATAAGCTGTATTTGGGTTTATTTCACAGCTTGAGGTTATTTAAAAAGAGCCCATTTAAACACAAATATGAAtctcataagcacttaacttataagttaagtgcttttgGGTTAGCTataagctaatccaaacaacacCTGTAAGTTCATTCCtttataaatcatatttatctGTATGGCCATTCAAAACACTGCTATTTGTTTATTAAACCCAATGGTTTAAAATCagttcaataattttattttaaataaagcgtgtacttatttttaatctttttatttttgtaataaatatttttagtataaataaaaagaaaaaaagcaagagctataataaagtttttttgaTTTGCatattttaatacaaaatagggATAATTTGTGGCGACCATTTTTTAGTTGATTGACACCTGTTCCTAtgtaaaatatatgtttttctcTCTGATGAGGTGGGTTTGAACTTTAACTCACGCAAGACAAAGGTATATGAGGGTTTGAcatattaatttcttgtctGTGCGCTAACATAACTTCTCtgctttataaaaaataaaaaaaataaattatagggTTTTATAAACAAATGTAGTTTTATAGGAATATACtattaacaattatttatttatttattttttatttttgcatttttaaccGGATTTaagtatttgattaaaaatttcagaaattaatgttaataaatatttttcaaaaacatataattatttatttaactataatcCCTCAGTGTGGCAGCCCACGATCAAGCAGACTCGAAAAGCCCAAATGAACAGATCAAGTTATCGTCGGACCGGCCCAAAATAGGGCCCAATTAAGCCCATTCACAAACTATAGCTCTTAGGACCTCATCCTTCTCCCGCTCCTCCTTCTCTCGATCGATGGAGGCCGCTGTTCGAATCCCCATTGCGATCTCTCCGCCGTCCTCTCTCCGGCGAAGTCCTTCTTCTCCATGGATCCCAGCTCGGCGTCTCCCCCTCCGCACCGTACTCCGTAGTCGGCGAACTCCTCTTCGCTTCCGAGCTTCTTTGGAACCGTGCGAAGATTTAGGGCCAGTGGACGTGATTGGCATTGGAAGCCGGAAAGACGCTGTCATCGACTTCTGCCTTGCTTCCTCCTCCTCTGCCGTATCTTCTCGCTTCCGCTTCTGGTGCGCTTTCCTTCGTTCTCCCCCTTTTGTTATGAATTTTCGTGTATCTGAAACTAATTTGAGTGTTATTTAATGCATTGATGAGCGAGTTTTATTATTGAGCTGCTGATTTGCTTGTAAATGCTATCAAGcaaggatttttttttgctaaagttttggtttttaagaaaatttgtgTAGTTATTGTGATGTTTGATTTTCTTGTAGGACTATTCATGCAAGAGATTCTACGAAGGTTCAGTTGCTTGAACGGTGTATTGGAACAGGTTCTCTCATGCATACCTGGTAGTCTCTAAGCAATTTTTTTGTAGGCTTAGTGGTTAGTATGCATAAGGGACTAGTAGTTTAAATCTAACTAGCTTTTGGAATTATGCCGTAGGTGTACTGTGTCTTGATTGTCGTTTAGTATGTTAGAAATTGCAATGGTTCCTGATCTCAATTCTCTTTTGTTTCAGATACGGTTGTCAGAAATGTGGAATATCCTTTAACATTGCATCCATGTCCTATGGCTGTTATTCTTGTATGTATATTTGTATCCTTTGGTGAAGTTCTTATATGAagaacttggtttttcattGATAAGAATTTTACTATCACGGGCagttttggcattcttttcttgGTCTTGTAATTCTATCTTATTTTATAGGTGGCAAGTGCAGGGCATGGCATGGATCTTATTACAGCTACTGAACTTCTAAGTGCTGTTAAATCAGCAGGTGGGTTGTCTGTTGCCATACTTTTGAAGCCATTTACTTTTGAGGGACAAAGACGACTTGAAGAGGTAATTCCTTGTAGCCTGATATTGAGTTAGATTCCTTTTGATCTGTTTAGTATTGATCAATTCGCTCTGTGATTGTGTGTTTGTTCAGCTTTTTCTAAAATATCATTTAGAATACGTTTGAAAATTTTACCCTCAACTATTACTTCAGAAATTTACTTAAGCAAAAAGGAAATTTTGTTGGAATGCACTTCTTGAATTTTTCCTTTCTAACGAAGGTTGTAGGCTTGTAGCACTTTGCTTGAAaagcataattatttaatattattgtaattCGGGTGGTTGGATCTACAGGTGGATGATATAGCAAGTAAGCTTCGAGAGTGTTCACACTTTTATATTGGTAAGTATCTTGTGTCCCATTTCAAATTTCATATCTTGTAGCCTGGTCACAGTTCCTTTCTAGGCATGTTTGTGGTAGTTTTATTAGAACTTCTTTGTCACATGTTACAAGTAAAATTTGAGCTTGATTATTATAAATGAGATTTAACTTGAAATGGGTGTCTAGCTGTTTGAAATTTCTATGCTGAATGGCTTTGTTTAGATGCTCATCTTTTCATTTGTTGctataatagatttttttggatataagctttcttttttgttaaatGTGGTAAATTCAATGCTCAAATCATTACATTTTGTTTTTACATGAGACTAGACAAGACATCTTCTATCTCTACATGAGAAATGGATATATTTGTACCCCCTCCCAATTTTGagtaggtttagggttttgtaCAGGGAATAAACTAAATAGTTTCATATCGAAAAAGGGGAGAAATATTGTGTGTTTATATGTATGATTTGGACTTGATTATGCAAGATGTATTTTATAGGGCAAAATCGCTAAGCTTGGTATGGGTTGAGCCAAAGCAGACAATGGGCTTCTGATACCCAAGTCTTGATTTTGATTAGTTCCAAAGTTATGTATATGGGATATACTAATGATgtcaaatagaagaaaaaaatacccCGTGCTTATATGCATGACTTGAATTTGATCACGTGAGGTGTCTTTTATAggagaaatgaaaattttgtttcattcGGCTCCTTTATGGGAAATCAATATATTTCTAGGTGTTTACCATGGGCACGATAACTGGTACACCAAAGGTGCGTCCTTCCTGGTCCTCTCATACTAGGGAAAGGTCCTCTCAATGCTCTAACGCCCGCACCGGATATGGACCGACCAACCCGCAATGAATAGGTAAGGTATAGTATTGCTATGAATGACCCAACATCGAATACTAGTAATCATATCAGCAAAAGAATGTTCTCAAAATGATCGATTTGAAAATGTTGTACGAAATGAAATCTCACAATATTTAGAATAATTTGCAAATCCGAATCGGCTAATTGTTCTCTAATAGCACCTGCTCTTGTCGAGATTTCTCgatttcgaaatgtctcaaaAGCTTTGAGCTTTTAGAATATGGCACCCGTGTGGCAATCTTTTTAATTGTATCGAAAGGTCCACTGAATTGGGATTTCCCAATTGGGCTGGGTCATTTCGGGAAAAATTTGTTGGGCTAGCAAATTCACATAAAAAGATGTACAATCAAACCTATTTCGCCATTCAACTGTAGCCCAAATGAATATGGTCACCAAATAACGATATATATGGCAAAAGTGGGGTTGTGGGTTTTTTCTACCAATGGGTGCTCTTCCTTCACCGCCCCCCATGGGGATGGTCTACGGGGTTCATAACTATTGGTATGGGGTGTGTCAACATGAACAATTCATCACATAAGTGGTGTGAAGTCTTTCCAAATGTCTAGTAGTGCAAGACTTAGGTTGGGTATATGATGCATCCCCCAGAATTTTTACCTAATGAAAATATTTCCTATGAATGTCAGCAAAGAGGGTTTGTGTAAAGAATATCTTCCAAATCatgattaatttctttttcaaatccCTGTAGTTGCATGCTTCCCGCATGCTAGATTTGTGTGCACCTTGAATGTAGGCCCTAAGGTTAAGAATTTTAGATCAACATGCAATGGATTTGAATCAGATTACTGGCAAGCAGGTGGCTGCTTATCCACCTggattgaattatatatttctCACTGGCTTAGCATTGCACTCATCAGTTACATTGGTGAGTATTCTCACAATAATTCCACAATGAAATCAACTGTACACTCATTTTGATAACTCAAACTAATCACTATTTTCATACTTGCATTTTTCTTTAGCTtagtatgttattttttattatcagtCGTTGAAGCTGATTCATTACTCAAAGTGGAAGTTGAAACTCTAGCTGAGGCATTAGAAAGTGCCAACAATGCTGTTTTTGTGGCTTTAATTACAATCTCTTTTTTAATCTCTGTAAGTtgacttattttaatttttctttctacATTTGAAACTCTTGGCAGTTTTATAGAACTGATTATTTCTCTGTAAATTATCAGGAGATGCATATGAAGCTGCTCGACACGTCAGCTGCACTACCCAAGCTGTTGAAATCATTGGATGTGTTAAAGGTCATTGAAACCCATCAAAATTGTAGTCTGACTAATATTACTTTGAATGGTACTTTTGATTCACTTCAACTAACTGCTACAAATGGTCCCAAGTCTAAACACCTTCTTAGTTCATACAGTGTAAAATTCTTCTATGTCAATCCACTGAAATCTCCTAAAAGTGACTCTATCCCTGACATTCTGTCTCTAAATCTTATGcatcattttttctcttttatgtaTATCTAAAGTTGTCATTTGTGTATTGGTTATTATATTTGCAGCTTTTAGAAAGTTACGGAGAGGCTAAAGTTAGTTTTGGAGCTGGTTACAACATCAAGACAACAATTGCACAGGCTATCTCCCGATGTCCTTCTCTTTGTGATGGCCTAAAGGTAAAAGTTCTCAGTCAATATCTATAGTATGATGGTTCATGTTTCAGTTCCCATTGGTTCTTAAACTCTCATTATCTTTAGAGTCATCACGAGCAATATTTGTGAACTCGAGCTTTTTTGGTAGCTTCCTACTCCTAGCTGTaggatttatgatgaaaaaagTGTATAGCCATATGAATTATGAGTAAATTTGGCGGACATGTAATATCTTTTTTTAGCTCTCCTGCATAATGAAGAGCACCATCTAATTTCAATGGGAAATTTAGTTGCTTAAAAGGAAGCTAGATAATGAAGTCGGTGTAAACTGTAAAGCATTTAATCTCAATTTTACTTTCTGATTTTCATGTGTATGTGTGAAAAGTGTAACATCCTGGATTACAATGTTATTCGCTTTTTACCATGTTTATTGCTTTAAGCTTATTCCCATTCTTCAATTCCCATGGGTTTTAATCTACTGGGTACTTGGTTTTATCTGGTGTTTGGTGTTATCTTTGGTGCTCAGAACTCAAATGGCCTGGTTATCTTCACCCTTGCGAGTGCTTCTCCCTTGGAAGAAAATGATTTACTTGCCCATGTTCAGATCTTCCGACAAATTACTTCTTGCacttgtgaaataattttttcaagaaTTCATGAACCAGATCTTGAGCCAAACCTTATAATACTTACACTCCTGATTGTTGGGTAAGGATTACTGTATATACTTTGGTTTATTGGTCAGGGAAGCCTGCTATGCCATTTTAAATGCTGTTTGTGATTGACAGGTGCGACGAGAAAACTGTTCCCAACAAGAAGAGCTTTTTTGGTGGTCTGGCTGTGCGCTTCCCCTTTCTCTCCTCCTTTTTAGGAAAAAGCATTCCAGAGCAAAGGAATAATTATGCATCATCTCGGACATCAGATGTCTTCAACTTATCAGATAACATGAACTTGTCCGATGGTGCTGTAGACAAGGAAGCCGAATCTTTCAGCAAGTAATGAACTTGGTGTACAAAGTTTATTGATTTTGCTTGTTTCAACTCTGAAGGCATGGGAGACTAACGTGCCTTCTCGTTTTGGCAGAGAATTGAGCTTTGATAATGACAGAAGTTGCATTGAGTCATCAGATATCCCAAATCAATCAACTTCTGGAAATGAATTTCAGACTGATTTAGGTGTGACTTATGATATCTTTTCCGGTTTTACATTCTAAATGTCCTCCCCAGATTGACTAATTTAGTTCTCTGTTCACTACTGGCTACAATAGTACAATCTACAGAAGAAGCAGACATGGAAACAGAGCAACCAGGTAGCTGGGATGTTAGTCCTGGATATCAGATTGCTCAAGTATGGGCTAAAGAGCGAGCCATTTTAAGTGGGACAGAAAAGATTGATAAGCTAGATACATTCACCTTTTCAAGCCATATTGGTGTTAAATCTTCTGATCAAATCTCTGATGGATCGTCATATTCTGACTCCAAGCTACCAAAATCTTTTGGTGGTACTAGTAGGATATCCTTAGTTCCCCCAAGCATCCCTTACATGGAATTAAAGTCAGGCACAGGTTTTGAAGCAATAAAAGATATGTACAGTTCTGCTGTGACACGCTTAAAGGGGAAGCAAGAAATTAGGCCCAGAAAAAGAGGGCTGCTCTCTGACCGAGCAGCATCAGTACTGGTACTTCTTATTTGTCaatatttgttacttttttattgttttttataatacatCTCTCTTAATTTAGCAGCATCATTTATGTTCATTCATTTGCAATCCTCAAAGCAGTAAGTTGCTTGTAGGAGGCAGAAAGAGATTCACTCAAGAGCTGGACACCTATTCTGGAAATGCAGTATAGGGGTGGCACTTATAGGGGCAGATGCCAAGAAGGTCTTCCAGAAGGAAAGGTATCTCCTTTATCATGCTGGGATGCCCAATCCACTACTATGATTCTAGCTGCGTACTGATACATGCATGATGTTTGCTTTAGGGTCGTCTAACCTTCACAGATGGTAGCTTCTATGATGGCATGTGGCGGTATGGTAAAAGATCAGGTACTGGTACATTCTGCTACAGTAATGGGGATGTGTTTCAAGGTTCATGGAGAGATGATCTCATTCATGGAAAGgtatgtagattttttttttggctagaAATAGTTTGCTGTACATttattgcttatttttcttgaaatttatcTGGCTGTTAAGAAAGAATACAGCAAAAGAGATAACTTTTTTGAAGTAAGAACGTATCAGTATTCAACTAATCACTAAAGTCTGTATAATTGTTTAAGAAATTATCATAACAGCAAACTTTCTACTGGGCATGCTTTTAGTATTTACTGGAATAAATACTCTTGCGAGTAACTTGTTAACATATCAGGCTTTGAATGATGTTACAGCTCACACAATTCTTGATGTATTTTTTATAGTTCTCCAAATCATTGATGcatattgtgaaatttttgTCCCCTTCAAATAAGCAagtttatgttataattttgaTGGAGCTTTTTTAGTATGCAAGtatttcattattatcattttctACATTGCTTACACTTCACAACCTATAGACATTAACACAAGTTCAAATCTTCATAAGCACACTACATGGAAACAAttattccttctcttttgatTCCAAGGGTGCCGGTTAAACTTTTTGTAGGGGTGGTTCTACTTTCATGATGGTGGTCGTTGGTTTGCAAACTTTTGGAAGAATAAGGCAAATGGAGAAGGAAGGCTTTATTCCAAAGATGGCAGCATCTTCTTTGGCCATTTTAGTAATGGTTGGCGTGATGGTCAAAGCCTCTGCATTGATGCGGATGGCACAAGGTGAATAAATTCCTGGAAACATTCCTTTCCTTGTTCtcttaacctatgtttttcttttgtctgTATTTCGGTTTTCCgaagataaacaaattaattaaacgGTCATCTAATTTCAAGAATTATAACCTCATTTCAATGCTAGACATCACTGTATCAATACCAGGTTGAAGATCATTTAACTTGGTATTCGAAATATAACGATTTCTTGTAAATAGGTGGACAGAGTTATGGGACGATGGTGTTCTTGTGACTAGGACTCGGCTTGATAAGGATGATGAAACTGGTGGCTAGTTAATATGTTGGCAAAGTCCATCATCAGTTGTTTGAACACACTTTCTTCTGTTCTTGATCATTGACACAGCAAAACATTATCTGTGAAAGTGTTTGTATCATAGACAAGAAAACCTGCAATCAGCACCAAGATGGAGCTGATTGTACATGTGCCAGGTTTAAACATTTGTTGACTACCAATTGAATTTCTTTTGTATTAAATGAATGTTCGATTCTGCAAAATGCTCGATTGTCGTATTTATATGATCATGATCTTCATAGAGGATTTTTTTGTATAAAGTACCACAACAAGGAAATGTGTTTGATATGTAACGAAAAATGGAGACAGGAATGTTCAATATTTTTCATCGTTGACATGGTTTACATTCATTTATCTTTGATTCTATTAAATGAATCTGGAGAGCTGCAAAATGGATAGTCTTATAAATATATCTGAATCGCGGAGGGTTATCGAGCCGGTTTAACCGTATTTTTAGTATTAATCACTGGATTAAAACTAAACTTATGACTTATTTTAAAGTATCTCCTCTTTATGATCAATTCCTTTCTTGCCTTCCATCTTTCCTTTGAGCCTGTTTCTACAAGTAATGCCTCCTTGCTAGCTGTATTCATTAAGCAATGCTTTTATTCCTGTAGTCACAGCTAAACAAAGAGTCACTCAATAATTCAAAGCCAAACAATAACAAAGATTATAAATATAGTCCTCTCTTATCATCATAATCAACACAGAAAACTATATAGCCCTCTTCACAAATCCTCAAatacatttcatatatatatatagagtttatctttttaatttttttttgaacttgTAAGAACTTAAACATGGCAGCTTCAACCAGCTTCAAGAGATCGGATACAATTGCTGACAGCATGCCAGATGCATTGAAGCAAAGCCGATATCAAATGAAGAGATGCTTCGCAAGGTGCATTATTTGTTAGTTCAATTTAATCGAGTTTAGATAAtatatgtttggtttgtatcTAATAATAATGTATGATCAGATACGTGGGCAAAGGAAAGCGGCTCATGAAAAACAAGCAACTTATGGAAGATCTAGAGAAGTCTATGGACGACAAGGTCGAAAAGCAGAGACTCATGGAAGGCTATCTCGGTTACATTATATGTTCAACTCAGGTACATTTTGTTAACAGTCCACAAATTCATTAAATTTctattcatttttaataattcactCAAATTTCCAATTCAAATTCTTAGGAAGCTGTTGTTCTCCCGCCATTCGTCTCATTTGCAGTTAGGCCTCATCCTGGCATATGGGAGTTTGTCAAGGTTCATTCCGGAGATCTTTCCGTCGAAGGCATTACGGCTTCTGAGTACTTGAAGGCGAAGGAAATATTATTTGATGAGAAATGGTATTTCTTGATGCTCTTTCATTACCAATTTTAAATGATCTCAGTTCATAACATTGCTGCATTCAAATCTTAATGTATTTTGCTGCAGGGCAAGTGATGAGAATGCATTGGAAATCGATTTTGGTGCTTTTGATATTGCTACACCTCAGCTTGCATTGCCTTCATCCATAGGAAATGGTCTTCAATTCATGTCTAAATTTATCTCATCGAAAATCCATGAACAATCCGAGAGCATTGAACTGTTACTCGACTATTTACTTGCTCTCAATCATAAAGGCCAAGTAATCAAAAATgttttataagaaaattatcTGAATGTTTTCCGTGAACATGTCGGCATGCAATTTGACTCAATTTTGATAATCTGCAGAACCTTCTAATCAATGATACTGTCAACACTGTCAACAAACTTCAAACTGCTTTGCTTTTAGCTGAGGATTACGTTTCCGACCTCCCAAAGAGTACACCGTTTCCAAAATTCGAGCACAGGTGACAGTTAATTTAGTTTGCAATTAACATGGTATCAAAACTtgtacaatgtttttttattaattttgatttcaatcTCAGGTTTCAAGATTGGGGATTGGAAAAAGGATGGGGTGATACAGCGGAACGAGTAAAGGATAACCTACATTGTTTGTCCGAGGTTCTACAAGCACCGGACCCATTGAACATGGagaaatttttcagttttgttcCGTGTGTTTTCGACATTGTGATCTTCTCTCCACATGGATATTTTGGACAAGCCGGGGTTCTTGGTC includes:
- the LOC120272282 gene encoding protein ACCUMULATION AND REPLICATION OF CHLOROPLASTS 3 isoform X1 — protein: MEAAVRIPIAISPPSSLRRSPSSPWIPARRLPLRTVLRSRRTPLRFRASLEPCEDLGPVDVIGIGSRKDAVIDFCLASSSSAVSSRFRFWTIHARDSTKVQLLERCIGTDTVVRNVEYPLTLHPCPMAVILVASAGHGMDLITATELLSAVKSAGGLSVAILLKPFTFEGQRRLEEVDDIASKLRECSHFYIVVEADSLLKVEVETLAEALESANNAVFVALITISFLISEMHMKLLDTSAALPKLLKSLDVLKLLESYGEAKVSFGAGYNIKTTIAQAISRCPSLCDGLKNSNGLVIFTLASASPLEENDLLAHVQIFRQITSCTCEIIFSRIHEPDLEPNLIILTLLIVGCDEKTVPNKKSFFGGLAVRFPFLSSFLGKSIPEQRNNYASSRTSDVFNLSDNMNLSDGAVDKEAESFSKELSFDNDRSCIESSDIPNQSTSGNEFQTDLVQSTEEADMETEQPGSWDVSPGYQIAQVWAKERAILSGTEKIDKLDTFTFSSHIGVKSSDQISDGSSYSDSKLPKSFGGTSRISLVPPSIPYMELKSGTGFEAIKDMYSSAVTRLKGKQEIRPRKRGLLSDRAASVLEAERDSLKSWTPILEMQYRGGTYRGRCQEGLPEGKGRLTFTDGSFYDGMWRYGKRSGTGTFCYSNGDVFQGSWRDDLIHGKGWFYFHDGGRWFANFWKNKANGEGRLYSKDGSIFFGHFSNGWRDGQSLCIDADGTRWTELWDDGVLVTRTRLDKDDETGG
- the LOC120272282 gene encoding protein ACCUMULATION AND REPLICATION OF CHLOROPLASTS 3 isoform X2; this translates as MQEILRRFSCLNGVLEQVLSCIPDTVVRNVEYPLTLHPCPMAVILVASAGHGMDLITATELLSAVKSAGGLSVAILLKPFTFEGQRRLEEVDDIASKLRECSHFYIVVEADSLLKVEVETLAEALESANNAVFVALITISFLISEMHMKLLDTSAALPKLLKSLDVLKLLESYGEAKVSFGAGYNIKTTIAQAISRCPSLCDGLKNSNGLVIFTLASASPLEENDLLAHVQIFRQITSCTCEIIFSRIHEPDLEPNLIILTLLIVGCDEKTVPNKKSFFGGLAVRFPFLSSFLGKSIPEQRNNYASSRTSDVFNLSDNMNLSDGAVDKEAESFSKELSFDNDRSCIESSDIPNQSTSGNEFQTDLVQSTEEADMETEQPGSWDVSPGYQIAQVWAKERAILSGTEKIDKLDTFTFSSHIGVKSSDQISDGSSYSDSKLPKSFGGTSRISLVPPSIPYMELKSGTGFEAIKDMYSSAVTRLKGKQEIRPRKRGLLSDRAASVLEAERDSLKSWTPILEMQYRGGTYRGRCQEGLPEGKGRLTFTDGSFYDGMWRYGKRSGTGTFCYSNGDVFQGSWRDDLIHGKGWFYFHDGGRWFANFWKNKANGEGRLYSKDGSIFFGHFSNGWRDGQSLCIDADGTRWTELWDDGVLVTRTRLDKDDETGG